One Thauera sp. K11 DNA window includes the following coding sequences:
- a CDS encoding integrating conjugative element protein: MKHFSVIAAALAVAPWVLPPVFAQSDPLIVVEDRGGVSALPYYEALDLQPHRGQAPPRLDIPQPPAGRFSEADMLPVRSARLSPGTVPRRAIEAPGLTPFFVVGDDNHSHAWLRLRAPILRDLGAVGLVVNVESAEALAALRTLAPGLPLTPVPGDDLVGRLGLRHYPALVTATGIEQ, encoded by the coding sequence ATGAAACACTTTTCCGTCATTGCTGCTGCACTTGCCGTCGCACCGTGGGTGCTGCCGCCGGTCTTTGCGCAGTCTGATCCGCTGATCGTGGTCGAGGACCGTGGCGGCGTGTCCGCCCTACCGTATTACGAGGCCCTGGATCTGCAGCCGCACAGGGGGCAGGCACCGCCTCGGCTCGACATTCCCCAGCCACCCGCTGGGCGCTTCAGCGAAGCCGACATGCTGCCGGTGCGCTCGGCACGCCTGTCGCCGGGCACCGTGCCACGCCGCGCGATCGAAGCCCCCGGGCTTACGCCCTTCTTTGTCGTCGGCGACGACAATCACTCCCACGCCTGGCTGCGCCTGCGCGCGCCGATCCTGCGTGATCTGGGCGCCGTGGGCCTGGTGGTGAACGTGGAGTCGGCCGAGGCGCTGGCCGCGCTGCGCACTCTAGCGCCCGGCCTGCCCCTGACGCCCGTGCCGGGCGACGACCTGGTCGGGCGCCTGGGCCTGCGGCACTACCCAGCGCTGGTGACCGCCACGGGCATCGAGCAGTGA
- a CDS encoding transglycosylase SLT domain-containing protein, with protein sequence MAAAAVGRRGAALLVGGWLAGGALAQEIPPPAYQLAAQRAGIPATVLYAVALQESGVQLNGRLVPWPWSLNVAGASRRYATRAEACAGLHQALRDVPPTRIDAGLGQINLGYQKQRYRHSCDLLDPYRNLAIAAEILHEQHTPGEDWLLAIGRYHRPAGGAPAARYRHRVDQHLARVLGIPRLDTTARRDLP encoded by the coding sequence ATGGCAGCGGCAGCCGTAGGCCGGCGCGGTGCCGCACTCCTGGTAGGCGGCTGGTTGGCCGGCGGCGCCCTGGCCCAGGAGATTCCGCCGCCGGCCTACCAGCTCGCCGCGCAGCGCGCCGGCATTCCCGCGACCGTACTCTATGCGGTCGCCCTGCAAGAAAGCGGCGTCCAGTTAAACGGCCGCCTGGTGCCCTGGCCTTGGTCGCTGAACGTGGCCGGCGCCAGCCGCCGCTACGCCACCCGCGCCGAAGCCTGCGCTGGCCTGCACCAGGCCCTGCGCGACGTGCCGCCCACCCGCATCGACGCCGGCCTCGGCCAGATCAACCTGGGCTACCAGAAGCAGCGCTACCGCCACTCCTGCGACCTGCTCGATCCCTACCGGAATCTGGCGATCGCCGCCGAGATCCTGCACGAGCAGCACACCCCCGGCGAAGACTGGCTGCTGGCGATCGGCCGCTACCACCGCCCCGCCGGCGGCGCTCCGGCCGCGCGCTATCGCCACCGCGTCGACCAGCACCTGGCACGCGTGCTCGGCATCCCCCGGCTGGACACCACCGCCCGGAGGGACCTGCCATGA
- a CDS encoding TIGR03759 family integrating conjugative element protein, translating to MLRRDITRLLISALLTGGLAQAADTRTSATVPGREQPIAIEHSDAQQARDWGLRAEEWTRYRELMRGPLGVYSPNLDPLTALGIEARTDEERRRYAELQVQAEAARVEKLLAYQRAYDDAWQRLHPGLQRVTLPGAGAAATPAMSTPPSRAAVFVKDDCPACDALVRRLQADGGAFDLYLVGSRADDARLRAWARRIGIDPARVQARTITLNHDAGRWLSLGLPGDLPAVVREVNGQWQRQP from the coding sequence ATGCTCCGCCGCGACATCACGCGCCTGCTGATCTCCGCCCTGCTGACCGGCGGCCTCGCCCAGGCCGCGGACACCCGCACCTCAGCCACTGTTCCCGGCCGTGAACAGCCCATCGCCATCGAGCACAGCGACGCGCAGCAGGCTCGCGACTGGGGGCTGCGCGCCGAAGAATGGACCCGCTACCGGGAACTGATGCGCGGGCCGCTCGGCGTCTATTCGCCCAACCTCGACCCGCTCACGGCGCTCGGCATCGAGGCGCGCACCGACGAGGAGCGGCGCCGCTACGCCGAATTGCAGGTGCAGGCCGAAGCGGCCCGCGTCGAGAAGTTGCTCGCCTACCAACGCGCCTACGACGACGCCTGGCAGCGACTCCACCCCGGCCTGCAGCGTGTCACGCTGCCGGGAGCCGGCGCGGCCGCCACGCCCGCCATGAGTACGCCGCCCTCCCGGGCTGCCGTCTTCGTGAAGGACGACTGCCCTGCTTGCGACGCGCTCGTCCGCCGGCTCCAGGCGGACGGCGGCGCATTCGACCTCTACCTGGTCGGCAGCCGTGCCGACGATGCGCGCCTCCGCGCCTGGGCCCGGCGCATCGGCATCGACCCTGCCAGGGTGCAGGCCCGCACGATCACGCTCAACCACGATGCCGGGCGCTGGCTCTCGCTCGGCCTGCCCGGCGACCTGCCGGCCGTGGTGCGCGAGGTGAACGGCCAATGGCAGCGGCAGCCGTAG
- the traD gene encoding type IV conjugative transfer system coupling protein TraD, translating to MAQPHTIEVLLRPAVELYTVATCAGAALLCMVAPWSLALNPLLGFGSALAFLAFGAIRLREAWVILRYRRNLRRLPRYVMTSRQVPVSQQRLFVGRGFLWDQRHTHRLVQTYRPEFRRYVEPAPAYRLARRLEERLEFAPFPLSRLARLIAWDHPLNPVRPLPPLGGLPRLHGIEPHEIDVTLPLAERVGHSLVMGTTRVGKTRLAELFITQDIRRKNAAGEHEVVIVFDPKGDADLLKRMYVEAKRAGRDGEFYVFHLGWPDLSARYNAVGRFGRISEVATRIAGQLSGEGNSAAFREFAWRFVNIIARALVELGQRPDYLLIQRHVVNIDALFIEYAAHFFARTEPKAWDIIVQLEGRLNDRTIPRHMVGREKRVVAIEQYLSQTRFYDPVLDGLRSAVRYDRTYFDKIVASLLPLLEKLTTGKIAQLLAPDYADLDDARPIFDWMQIVRKRAIVYVGLDALSDAEVAAAVGNSMFADLVSVAGHIYKFGIDDGLPGASPGLKVPINVHADEFNELMGDEFIPLVNKGGGAGLQVTAYTQTLSDIEARIGSRAKAGQVIGNFNNLIMLRVRETATAELLTRQLPKVEVYTTTLVSGATDSSDIHGPTDFTSNTQDRVSTSSVPLIEPAHVVGLPKGQAFALLHGGQLWKVRMPLPAPDPDEVMPEDLRQLAGYMRQHYTESGDWWTGHSPPDLQDAPLPDDLLEGIHLADTETAGGEMRQ from the coding sequence ATGGCCCAGCCCCATACCATCGAGGTCCTGCTGCGTCCCGCGGTGGAGCTTTACACCGTGGCAACGTGCGCCGGCGCCGCGCTGCTGTGCATGGTGGCACCGTGGTCGCTCGCGCTGAACCCGCTGCTGGGCTTTGGCAGCGCGCTGGCCTTCCTCGCCTTCGGCGCGATCCGGCTGCGCGAAGCCTGGGTGATCCTGCGCTACCGGCGCAACCTGCGCCGGCTGCCGCGCTACGTCATGACCAGCCGCCAGGTGCCGGTCAGCCAGCAGCGGCTCTTCGTCGGCCGCGGCTTTCTGTGGGATCAGCGCCACACGCACCGGCTGGTGCAGACCTACCGGCCCGAGTTCCGCCGCTACGTCGAGCCCGCGCCGGCCTACCGGCTCGCCCGCCGGCTGGAAGAACGGCTGGAGTTCGCTCCCTTTCCGCTATCGAGGCTGGCGCGGCTCATCGCCTGGGACCACCCGCTCAATCCGGTGCGGCCCTTGCCGCCGCTCGGCGGCCTGCCGCGGCTGCACGGCATCGAGCCCCACGAGATCGACGTCACGCTGCCGCTTGCCGAGCGCGTCGGGCACAGCCTCGTCATGGGGACGACCCGCGTCGGCAAGACGCGCCTGGCCGAGTTGTTCATCACCCAGGACATCCGGCGCAAGAACGCAGCCGGCGAACACGAGGTGGTGATCGTCTTCGACCCGAAGGGCGACGCCGACCTCCTGAAGCGCATGTACGTCGAGGCCAAGCGCGCCGGGCGCGACGGCGAGTTCTACGTCTTCCACTTGGGCTGGCCGGACCTCAGTGCGCGCTACAACGCCGTGGGCCGGTTCGGGCGGATCAGCGAAGTCGCCACACGCATCGCCGGGCAGCTTTCCGGCGAAGGCAATTCGGCAGCCTTCCGCGAGTTCGCCTGGCGCTTCGTCAACATCATCGCCCGCGCTCTGGTGGAACTGGGACAGCGCCCGGACTACCTGCTGATCCAGCGCCACGTGGTCAACATCGACGCCCTCTTCATCGAGTACGCCGCGCATTTCTTCGCCCGTACCGAGCCGAAGGCGTGGGACATCATCGTCCAGCTCGAAGGGCGCCTGAACGACAGGACCATCCCCCGCCACATGGTCGGACGCGAGAAGCGCGTCGTGGCGATCGAGCAATACCTGTCCCAAACCCGGTTCTACGACCCGGTGCTGGACGGGCTCCGGTCTGCGGTGCGGTACGACCGCACCTACTTCGACAAGATCGTCGCCAGCCTCTTGCCCCTGCTCGAGAAGCTCACCACCGGCAAGATCGCCCAACTGCTGGCACCGGACTATGCCGATCTCGACGATGCGCGGCCGATCTTCGACTGGATGCAGATCGTCCGGAAGCGGGCGATCGTCTATGTCGGCCTCGATGCGCTGTCGGATGCAGAGGTCGCCGCAGCCGTGGGCAATTCCATGTTCGCGGACCTCGTGTCGGTCGCCGGGCATATCTACAAGTTCGGCATCGACGACGGCCTGCCAGGCGCATCACCCGGCCTCAAGGTGCCGATCAATGTGCACGCCGACGAATTCAACGAACTCATGGGCGACGAATTCATTCCGCTCGTGAACAAGGGCGGTGGCGCCGGGCTGCAAGTGACGGCCTACACGCAGACCCTCTCGGACATCGAGGCACGCATCGGCAGCCGGGCCAAGGCCGGCCAGGTCATCGGCAACTTCAATAATCTGATCATGCTGCGCGTGCGCGAGACGGCCACCGCCGAACTGCTGACGCGGCAACTGCCCAAGGTCGAGGTCTACACGACCACGCTGGTGAGCGGCGCCACCGACAGCTCCGACATCCATGGCCCGACCGATTTCACCAGCAATACACAGGATCGCGTCAGCACATCGAGCGTGCCGCTGATCGAGCCCGCGCACGTGGTCGGGCTGCCCAAGGGCCAGGCGTTCGCGCTGCTGCATGGCGGCCAGCTCTGGAAAGTCCGCATGCCGCTGCCCGCGCCCGATCCGGACGAAGTCATGCCCGAGGATCTGCGCCAGCTCGCCGGCTACATGCGCCAGCACTACACCGAGAGCGGCGACTGGTGGACAGGCCACAGCCCGCCCGACCTGCAGGACGCGCCGCTGCCGGACGATCTGCTCGAAGGCATCCACTTGGCCGACACGGAAACGGCCGGCGGCGAGATGCGCCAATGA